ACCTGAATGGTGTAGCCCTTAGTGGTTTTTTTGCCGCTTTGGGAGTCAGTAATCAGGTAGTCAATGCGCAGGCGGTTTTCATACTCCGTCAGCGTTGCCTGAACCCGAATGCGCTGTTCGAACAGTAAAGGAGAAATGTACTTTACGCGGGTATCGATAATCGGCCAAACGTAGCCGGAGGCTTTCATTTGTCGATAGCCGTAGTCGAACTGCTTGAGCAGCGCTTCTCGCGCGATTTCAAAATAGCGGAAGTAGTTACCGTGCCAGACAACGCCCATAGCGTCAGCGTCGTGAAAAGGCACCGTAAGCTCCACGTCGACCGAAGAGCGGGGATCCTGTTTAAGCGTCATGGCGGCGGTGTGGCTCCTTGTTCTTTTGCGGGGCGTTTTTCTGCGGCGAATTCAGCCGCCAAAAGTCGTAAAAATTAAACCAGTCTAGCGGCGAGCTCAGGCAGTAGTGCTCCAGACGCTGGGCATAGCGCTCAATGGTTTCCTGCAGGGCCTGCTGGCGCTCTGCTCTGGGAAGCACTAGCGGGTTAGCAAAGGGCTCAAAATGAATGCGGAATTTTCCGTTAGGCTTGAGGCCGAACATCAGGTAAACGGGGCAGCGCAGCACGGACGCCAGAATAAACGGCCCCTGCGGGAACGGCGCCGGGTAGCCGAGAAAGTCAGCCCAAACCAGTCTTTGGTCTCTATCGCTGTGCGCCACGCCGATGGGAGTACGGTCACCAACGATAGCCACCCACTCGCCGTCGTCCAGCTTTTGCTTTAACAAAATGGCCGTGTCGGGCCCTAAATTGTCTACCTGAATCAGGTTGACGTTTGAACGGGGGTTGACCTCATTCATCACCTGATTAAAACGGGCGGCGTGCTGGGTGAAGACCAGCGCGTTGATTTTGACGTCGAAAGAGAGCTCGCCCAGCGCTCGGCAGACTTCCAAATCCCCTAAGTGAGAGCCGAGAATCAGGGTGCCCTGTTTGCTGCTCATCTGCTCTAGGCAGGCCAGCCTATCGGGAAAGTCGACCTGTTCAAGGCGGATATCCCCGAGCCAGCAGGCCAGCTTGTCCAGCATGGCTTCGCCAAAGCGCATAAAGTGGCGGTAGCTGGTCAGGTTTGCCGGTAGCTGCACGCCTTTGTGCCGTGCGGTGTCTTTCAGGCGATCCAGATACCGTTCAGACTCTTTACGTTGCCGTACCCCGGTCAGCCAGTAAAAGCCGATCACCGGATAAAGCAGCAGATTAAACGCGCTGCGGCCAAAGAGGCGGTAGGTTTTTACCATTAGGCGAATGCCCCACAGCCCTTTGCGTTCGCTGGTTTCTGACCAGTGGGTTTGGCGATTGAAGCGGCGGGCAATGAGGCTCGGCATTCTTGGCAGCATGGAGAGAAACAGGCGAGTGTGCATCCATGAAATGCGCAGGTTGTCGCGCCAGACGTCAAAGTGAGACACGCCGTTTTCCGGGTAAATCACCTTAGTGGGCACGAAGCGGGACGCTGTGCCTTCCCAGTAAAGCCTGACCATGATTTCAGTGTCGAAATCCATGCGCTGCCCTAGAGCCACTCGATCAGCGAGGCTTAACACTTCGGCAATGGGATAAACCCGAAAGCCGCACATGCTGTCGCGAATGGAGAGCGACAGCGTTTCAATCCAAACCCAGACGTGAGTAATGTAGCGGGAATAGAGTCGGGATTTCGGCACGCTGTCGTCGTAGATCGGCTGGCCGGAAATAATCTCGTGAGGGTGGCTGTGCGCCTCAGCAAGAAGGCGCGGCACGTCGTCCAGAAAGTGTTGCCCGTCAGCATCGACCTGTAGGCCGTGGCTGTAGCCCAAACGCGCGGCTTCGCGCAGGCCGCTCAGCACTGCGCCGCCCTTTCCCTGATTGTGCGGGTGGCGAACCAGCGTCACCCAGCTATAGGCTTGGCCGATCCTGTCTAGCTCGTCGGCGGTGTCTTTTTGGCTGCCGTCGTCAACGATAATGCAGTGCAGCGAAAAGGTCTCCAGCTGTTGCAGCACGCCGTCCATTGTCGAACCGTGGTTATAGCAGGGAACGACTAGGCAGGGATTAAACGCGTTTTCTACAGGCATAGGTCAATCCTGCCGCTGCTGGCGATCGCGTCCTGACAGCGATACTGAAAGCTTAATCGGCCCTTTTCTTCATCCCAAGAGAGCGTCAGCACGACGCTTTCGCCGGGAAACAGAGGGCGTTGGAATTTAACGACGTCGATGCCTGAAAAGCGGCGGTTTAGGGCGAATGCCTCGGTAGCGTAGTGTACCGCCCAGTGGATTTGGGTCACGCCGGGCAGCAGGGCCTGTTGCGGAAAATGCCCCTTAAACCAGAAAAGCTCGGGCGACAGCGTCAGGCAAAACGTGGCGCTGCTGTGTTCCAGACTTCGGCCGGTTTCTTCTGGCAGCATCATAAAAACAGCTCCTGTAGTTCGCCGTAGGCTCTCTTACTCTGTGAGTTGATGGGAATGGCGCTAATGATACGCCAACGCCGCGGGATAGCGACCGGCTCAAGCCATTCTCTTATCGACTGGCGAAGTTCGTTTATCAGAGCGCTATCTCCGATTTGCTGCTTTCGCTGCTCTCCTG
This DNA window, taken from Leminorella richardii, encodes the following:
- a CDS encoding glycosyltransferase family 2 protein, translated to MPVENAFNPCLVVPCYNHGSTMDGVLQQLETFSLHCIIVDDGSQKDTADELDRIGQAYSWVTLVRHPHNQGKGGAVLSGLREAARLGYSHGLQVDADGQHFLDDVPRLLAEAHSHPHEIISGQPIYDDSVPKSRLYSRYITHVWVWIETLSLSIRDSMCGFRVYPIAEVLSLADRVALGQRMDFDTEIMVRLYWEGTASRFVPTKVIYPENGVSHFDVWRDNLRISWMHTRLFLSMLPRMPSLIARRFNRQTHWSETSERKGLWGIRLMVKTYRLFGRSAFNLLLYPVIGFYWLTGVRQRKESERYLDRLKDTARHKGVQLPANLTSYRHFMRFGEAMLDKLACWLGDIRLEQVDFPDRLACLEQMSSKQGTLILGSHLGDLEVCRALGELSFDVKINALVFTQHAARFNQVMNEVNPRSNVNLIQVDNLGPDTAILLKQKLDDGEWVAIVGDRTPIGVAHSDRDQRLVWADFLGYPAPFPQGPFILASVLRCPVYLMFGLKPNGKFRIHFEPFANPLVLPRAERQQALQETIERYAQRLEHYCLSSPLDWFNFYDFWRLNSPQKNAPQKNKEPHRRHDA
- a CDS encoding acyl-CoA thioesterase, which codes for MTLKQDPRSSVDVELTVPFHDADAMGVVWHGNYFRYFEIAREALLKQFDYGYRQMKASGYVWPIIDTRVKYISPLLFEQRIRVQATLTEYENRLRIDYLITDSQSGKKTTKGYTIQVAVEEKSGEMCFVSPAVLFEKLGVSPL
- a CDS encoding 3-hydroxyacyl-ACP dehydratase FabZ family protein → MMLPEETGRSLEHSSATFCLTLSPELFWFKGHFPQQALLPGVTQIHWAVHYATEAFALNRRFSGIDVVKFQRPLFPGESVVLTLSWDEEKGRLSFQYRCQDAIASSGRIDLCL